The following are encoded together in the Pectinophora gossypiella chromosome 14, ilPecGoss1.1, whole genome shotgun sequence genome:
- the LOC126372765 gene encoding prolactin-releasing peptide receptor-like → MNETTLTYNALSNGSERNATPDTLLPSAHNIIDNKWVQAAFCVIYTIIFVLGLLGNCLVCFVVVRNKAMQTVTNLFISNLALSDILLCIFAVPFTPLYSFRGSWSWGSLLCHIMPFAQGCSVYISTLTLMSIAIDRFFVIIYPFRPRMKIETCISVIIMIWTFSVTVTMPYAIFMTYYDLEIGKFCEETWPSEKLRRVFGSVTSILQFVLPFMVIAFCYTCVSFKLNDRAKAKAASKNSRKEEIDKNRKRRTNQMLIAMVTIFGLSWLPLNVINLCNDYYMYAIHYKYYFLIFFTVHVIAMSSTCYNPFIYAWMNENFRKEFKQLIPCIDSSAPLRGNIPLDQLGIGPSEKTFNGNTTTDSYLGSSSQRSTSFRHKRKPSAAADVEKSGVELNEDLLTVDVKHCHISTSYNLRRESVKLRLINEESFDGTPTQSQF, encoded by the coding sequence ATGAATGAAACTACTCTCACGTACAATGCCCTGAGTAACGGCTCGGAGAGGAACGCGACACCCGATACTCTGCTACCTTCCGCACACAATATCATAGACAACAAATGGGTTCAAGCTGCGTTTTGTGTCATCTACACGATCATATTCGTGCTTGGCTTGCTGGGCAACTGCCTCGTCTGCTTCGTCGTCGTCAGAAACAAGGCCATGCAGACCGTCACTAATTTATTCATTTCCAATTTGGCTCTGTCCGACATTCTATTATGTATCTTCGCCGTCCCTTTCACACCTCTATATTCGTTCCGCGGCTCGTGGAGTTGGGGCTCCCTCTTATGTCACATAATGCCTTTTGCACAAGGGTGCAGTGTATACATATctactttaactcttatgtcTATTGCTATCGATaggttttttgtaataatttacccTTTCCGACCGAGGATGAAGATTGAGACGTGTATTTccgtaataataatgatatggACATTTTCCGTCACTGTGACGATGCCGTACGCCATATTTATGACATATTACGATTTAGAAATTGGGAAGTTTTGTGAGGAGACATGGCCATCAGAAAAACTGCGGCGCGTGTTTGGTTCGGTGACATCAATTCTGCAGTTTGTTTTACCTTTCATGGTAATTGCTTTTTGCTACACATGTGTCAGTTTCAAGTTGAACGACAGGGCAAAAGCGAAGGCCGCCAGCAAAAATTCTCGCAAAGAGGAGATTGATAAAAATAGGAAGCGACGAACCAATCAAATGTTGATAGCTATGGTGACAATTTTCGGCCTGTCGTGGCTTCCTCTGAACGTGATCAACCTCTGCAACGACTATTATATGTACGCTATACACTACAAGTACTACTTCTTGATATTTTTCACTGTACACGTGATAGCGATGTCGTCCACTTGCTACAATCCCTTCATATACGCGTGGATGAACGAAAACTTTAGGAAGGAGTTTAAGCAGTTGATTCCTTGTATTGACTCTTCTGCGCCTTTGAGGGGCAATATACCTTTGGATCAGCTGGGGATCGGGCCTTCGGAGAAGACGTTTAATGGGAATACTACCACAGACAGTTATTTAGGATCTAGTTCTCAGCGTTCGACGTCGTTTCGGCACAAGAGGAAGCCGAGTGCTGCTGCAGATGTGGAGAAGAGTGGGGTGGAGTTGAATGAAGACCTGTTGACGGTGGACGTGAAGCACTGCCACATATCGACGAGCTACAACCTGCGCCGGGAGTCTGTTAAGCTGCGCTTGATTAACGAGGAGTCATTCGACGGCACCCCAACGCAGAGTCAATTCTAA